One stretch of Chaetodon auriga isolate fChaAug3 chromosome 18, fChaAug3.hap1, whole genome shotgun sequence DNA includes these proteins:
- the map7b gene encoding ensconsin isoform X8: MADQDGSDASPPESQASYSQYKSEDGRASSATRPSSAGSLQTYTPTVTPTPTPTPTRTTTSNSPSNNAATKTDSLVFNKIDERQRLARERREEREKQNAVKEAQWQAREERAKQFYEKHLEDRRRRLEDQRIKEDKRRAAVEEKRRQKLEEDKARHEAVMLRTLERSQRTRQKPNRWSWGGVLHTNTPSTPADADRRSVSTMNLSKHTDPIITKRLSSSSATLLHSPDRGLRRLPLTPWESNVVNRLQQPTHSYLARSRSAMSLSGEQTVSCHPMGSMSFKALQAQPLPHCRSHDRSLSRETASSSSKTVRRRTTGITQHKDRDNVRKSWSNLSLPLAPILTLPPNKRSSSPGKKNSKVAAPSPGRPPQKPVGRPPTPKLLKSPGAEDPGNLRPFRITPESPQPTRAQGEEEEEQVLSPPQPRPQPLGQNKPSSELTPPAAASESVSSPPAHKPSAGTTDPEEASRILAENRRLAREQRERAEEERKQQEERAKLAKEEMARRKAEERAKREEEAQRLAEERRMKEEEERKEEEERLQKEREEAERLQKQKEEEESRQREEAERLRQEREKHFQKEEAERLERKKRLEEIMKRTRRSDTAEKKVVPNRNGDNTAAPSPSAVTASPTHSSNGNSRQPDPNPSTTALSHPDQRENGEFEEEIVLPSHSRLSPPEGEEQQQHEEEERVPVLAFRENGLLKPLSGIEDISAQQGPDVA; the protein is encoded by the exons ATGGCGGACCAGGATGGCAGCGACGCATCTCCTCCCGAGTCCCAAG CGTCTTACTCGCAGTACAAATCGGAGGATGGCAGAGCATCTTCAGCCACCCGGCCCAGCTCCGCGGGCTCCTTGCAGACCTACACTCCCACCGTGACCCCcactcccacccccaccccaactcGCACCACCACCAGCAACAGCCCCAGTAACAATGCTGCCACCAAAACAG ACTCTTTGGTCTTCAACAAGATTGACGAGAGACAGAGGCTAGCCCGTGAGCGCCGGGAGGAGCGTGAGAAACAGAATG CTGTCAAGGAGGCCCAGTGGCAGGCGCGTGAGGAGCGAGCCAAGCAGTTCTATGAGAAGCAtctggaggacaggaggagaaggcTGGAGGACCAGAGGATAAAGGAGGACAAGAGACGGGCTGCCGTGGAGGAGAAACGACGGCAGAAACTAGAGGAAGACAAG GCCCGTCATGAGGCAGTGATGCTTCGGACGTTGGAGAGGAGCCAGAGAACCAGACAGAAGCCCAATCGGTGGTCTTGGGGAGGGgttctgcacacaaacactcccagCACACCAGCCG ATGCCGACAGGCGGTCAGTCTCCACAATGAATTtatccaaacacacagatcCCATTATTACCAAGCGCCTGTCCTCCTCATCTGCTACACTCCTACACTCACCAGACAGAG gccTGCGCCGTCTTCCATTGACGCCATGGGAGAGCAATGTGGTGAACCGCCTGCAGCAGCCAACACACTCCTACTTGGCTCGTAGCCGCAGTGCCATGAGTCTGTCTGGAGAGCAAACAG TGTCCTGCCACCCCATGGGCTCCATGTCCTTTAAGGCCCTGCAGGCCCAGCCACTTCCTCACTGCCGCAGCCATGACAGGAGCCTCAGCAGGGAGACGGCCTCGTCTTCCTCCAAGACTGTCCGCAGGAGGACTACTGGCATCACACAG CACAAGGACCGTGACAATGTCAGGAAGTCATGGAGCAACCTGTCACTCCCATTGGCTCCCATTCTGACTTTGCCCCCCAACAAGCGCTCCTCTTCACCAGGCAAGAAGAACAGTAAAGTGGCAGCACCCTCTCCTGGCAG GCCTCCACAAAAGCCAGTAGGACGGCCCCCAACCCCCAAGCTGCTTAAGTCTCCAGGGGCGGAGGACCCTGGAAACCTTCGTCCTTTCAGGATCACACCCGAGAGCCCCCAACCCACCAGAGcccaaggagaggaggaggaagagcaggtcCTCAGTCCTCCTCAGCCTCGACCTCAGCCACTGGGTCAGAACAAGCCCAGCAGCGAGCtgacaccaccagcagcagccagcg AGAGTGTAAGCAGTCCTCCCGCCCACAAGCCCTCAGCAGGCACCACAGATCCAGAGGAGGCGAGCCGTATCCTGGCTGAGAATCGTCGGCTGGCCCgcgagcagagggagagagcggaAGAGGAGCGCAAGCAACAGGAGGAGCGGGCGAA GTTAGCGAAGGAGGAGATGGCTCGCCGTAAGGCTGAGGAGCGagcaaaaagagaggaggaggcccaGCGtctggcagaggagaggagaatgaaggaggaggaagagagaaaggaggaggaagagagacttcagaaagaaagagaggaggcagagagactcCAGAAACAG aaagaggaggaagagtctcgacagagagaggaggccgAGCGCctgaggcaggagagagagaaacacttcCAGAAAGAGGAGGCCGAACGCCTGGAGCGAAAAAAG CGTCTGGAGGAGATCATGAAAAGAACAAGACgttcagacacagcagagaag AAAGTTGTTCCTAACAGGAATGGAGACAACACAG CTGCTCCTAGTCCCTCTGCAGTGACTGCATCACCAACACACAGTAGCAACGGCAACAGTCGCCAACCTGACCCAAACCCCAGCACCACAGCACTGAGCCATCCTGACCAGAG ggagaACGGGGAGTTTGAAGAGGAGATTGTACTGCCTTCACATTCCAGGTTGTCTCCTcctgagggagaggagcagcagcagcatgaggaggaggagagagttcCTGTCCTAGCCTTCAGGGAGAACGGTCTCCTAAAGCCTCTTAGTGGAATAGAGGACATATCAGCCCAGCAGGGACCAG ATGTTGCCTGA
- the map7b gene encoding uncharacterized protein map7b isoform X5 yields the protein MADQDGSDASPPESQASYSQYKSEDGRASSATRPSSAGSLQTYTPTVTPTPTPTPTRTTTSNSPSNNAATKTDSLVFNKIDERQRLARERREEREKQNAVKEAQWQAREERAKQFYEKHLEDRRRRLEDQRIKEDKRRAAVEEKRRQKLEEDKARHEAVMLRTLERSQRTRQKPNRWSWGGVLHTNTPSTPAGFVESAFLYPLDLAGLEHMQSAFSHYRRYGMTSQYADRRSVSTMNLSKHTDPIITKRLSSSSATLLHSPDRGLQMRTASTPVISKTQSKSRLHQGKTTQHRNTGLRRLPLTPWESNVVNRLQQPTHSYLARSRSAMSLSGEQTAIPVCPRSVSCHPMGSMSFKALQAQPLPHCRSHDRSLSRETASSSSKTVRRRTTGITQHKDRDNVRKSWSNLSLPLAPILTLPPNKRSSSPGKKNSKVAAPSPGRPPQKPVGRPPTPKLLKSPGAEDPGNLRPFRITPESPQPTRAQGEEEEEQVLSPPQPRPQPLGQNKPSSELTPPAAASESVSSPPAHKPSAGTTDPEEASRILAENRRLAREQRERAEEERKQQEERAKLAKEEMARRKAEERAKREEEAQRLAEERRMKEEEERKEEEERLQKEREEAERLQKQKEEEESRQREEAERLRQEREKHFQKEEAERLERKKRLEEIMKRTRRSDTAEKKVVPNRNGDNTAAPSPSAVTASPTHSSNGNSRQPDPNPSTTALSHPDQRENGEFEEEIVLPSHSRLSPPEGEEQQQHEEEERVPVLAFRENGLLKPLSGIEDISAQQGPDVA from the exons ATGGCGGACCAGGATGGCAGCGACGCATCTCCTCCCGAGTCCCAAG CGTCTTACTCGCAGTACAAATCGGAGGATGGCAGAGCATCTTCAGCCACCCGGCCCAGCTCCGCGGGCTCCTTGCAGACCTACACTCCCACCGTGACCCCcactcccacccccaccccaactcGCACCACCACCAGCAACAGCCCCAGTAACAATGCTGCCACCAAAACAG ACTCTTTGGTCTTCAACAAGATTGACGAGAGACAGAGGCTAGCCCGTGAGCGCCGGGAGGAGCGTGAGAAACAGAATG CTGTCAAGGAGGCCCAGTGGCAGGCGCGTGAGGAGCGAGCCAAGCAGTTCTATGAGAAGCAtctggaggacaggaggagaaggcTGGAGGACCAGAGGATAAAGGAGGACAAGAGACGGGCTGCCGTGGAGGAGAAACGACGGCAGAAACTAGAGGAAGACAAG GCCCGTCATGAGGCAGTGATGCTTCGGACGTTGGAGAGGAGCCAGAGAACCAGACAGAAGCCCAATCGGTGGTCTTGGGGAGGGgttctgcacacaaacactcccagCACACCAGCCG GTTTTGTCGAGTCGGCTTTCCTCTATCCACTCGACCTTGCTGGACTGGAGCACATGCAGAGTGCTTTCAGTCACTACCGCAGATACGGAATGACCTCCCAAT ATGCCGACAGGCGGTCAGTCTCCACAATGAATTtatccaaacacacagatcCCATTATTACCAAGCGCCTGTCCTCCTCATCTGCTACACTCCTACACTCACCAGACAGAG GCTTACAGATGAGAACAGCCTCCACCCCTGTCATTAGCAAAACTCAGTCCAAATCCCGCCTACACCAGGGAAAGACCAcccagcacagaaacacag gccTGCGCCGTCTTCCATTGACGCCATGGGAGAGCAATGTGGTGAACCGCCTGCAGCAGCCAACACACTCCTACTTGGCTCGTAGCCGCAGTGCCATGAGTCTGTCTGGAGAGCAAACAG CCATACCTGTGTGTCCTCGCTCAGTGTCCTGCCACCCCATGGGCTCCATGTCCTTTAAGGCCCTGCAGGCCCAGCCACTTCCTCACTGCCGCAGCCATGACAGGAGCCTCAGCAGGGAGACGGCCTCGTCTTCCTCCAAGACTGTCCGCAGGAGGACTACTGGCATCACACAG CACAAGGACCGTGACAATGTCAGGAAGTCATGGAGCAACCTGTCACTCCCATTGGCTCCCATTCTGACTTTGCCCCCCAACAAGCGCTCCTCTTCACCAGGCAAGAAGAACAGTAAAGTGGCAGCACCCTCTCCTGGCAG GCCTCCACAAAAGCCAGTAGGACGGCCCCCAACCCCCAAGCTGCTTAAGTCTCCAGGGGCGGAGGACCCTGGAAACCTTCGTCCTTTCAGGATCACACCCGAGAGCCCCCAACCCACCAGAGcccaaggagaggaggaggaagagcaggtcCTCAGTCCTCCTCAGCCTCGACCTCAGCCACTGGGTCAGAACAAGCCCAGCAGCGAGCtgacaccaccagcagcagccagcg AGAGTGTAAGCAGTCCTCCCGCCCACAAGCCCTCAGCAGGCACCACAGATCCAGAGGAGGCGAGCCGTATCCTGGCTGAGAATCGTCGGCTGGCCCgcgagcagagggagagagcggaAGAGGAGCGCAAGCAACAGGAGGAGCGGGCGAA GTTAGCGAAGGAGGAGATGGCTCGCCGTAAGGCTGAGGAGCGagcaaaaagagaggaggaggcccaGCGtctggcagaggagaggagaatgaaggaggaggaagagagaaaggaggaggaagagagacttcagaaagaaagagaggaggcagagagactcCAGAAACAG aaagaggaggaagagtctcgacagagagaggaggccgAGCGCctgaggcaggagagagagaaacacttcCAGAAAGAGGAGGCCGAACGCCTGGAGCGAAAAAAG CGTCTGGAGGAGATCATGAAAAGAACAAGACgttcagacacagcagagaag AAAGTTGTTCCTAACAGGAATGGAGACAACACAG CTGCTCCTAGTCCCTCTGCAGTGACTGCATCACCAACACACAGTAGCAACGGCAACAGTCGCCAACCTGACCCAAACCCCAGCACCACAGCACTGAGCCATCCTGACCAGAG ggagaACGGGGAGTTTGAAGAGGAGATTGTACTGCCTTCACATTCCAGGTTGTCTCCTcctgagggagaggagcagcagcagcatgaggaggaggagagagttcCTGTCCTAGCCTTCAGGGAGAACGGTCTCCTAAAGCCTCTTAGTGGAATAGAGGACATATCAGCCCAGCAGGGACCAG ATGTTGCCTGA
- the map7b gene encoding uncharacterized protein map7b isoform X3: MPESKGRERGGGGCSRVKRKLRKEGSRSAIPALFTITEEEEGQRRTDACRRKKRASYSQYKSEDGRASSATRPSSAGSLQTYTPTVTPTPTPTPTRTTTSNSPSNNAATKTDSLVFNKIDERQRLARERREEREKQNAVKEAQWQAREERAKQFYEKHLEDRRRRLEDQRIKEDKRRAAVEEKRRQKLEEDKARHEAVMLRTLERSQRTRQKPNRWSWGGVLHTNTPSTPAGFVESAFLYPLDLAGLEHMQSAFSHYRRYGMTSQYADRRSVSTMNLSKHTDPIITKRLSSSSATLLHSPDRGLRRLPLTPWESNVVNRLQQPTHSYLARSRSAMSLSGEQTAIPVCPRSVSCHPMGSMSFKALQAQPLPHCRSHDRSLSRETASSSSKTVRRRTTGITQHKDRDNVRKSWSNLSLPLAPILTLPPNKRSSSPGKKNSKVAAPSPGRPPQKPVGRPPTPKLLKSPGAEDPGNLRPFRITPESPQPTRAQGEEEEEQVLSPPQPRPQPLGQNKPSSELTPPAAASESVSSPPAHKPSAGTTDPEEASRILAENRRLAREQRERAEEERKQQEERAKLAKEEMARRKAEERAKREEEAQRLAEERRMKEEEERKEEEERLQKEREEAERLQKQKEEEESRQREEAERLRQEREKHFQKEEAERLERKKRLEEIMKRTRRSDTAEKKVVPNRNGDNTAAPSPSAVTASPTHSSNGNSRQPDPNPSTTALSHPDQRENGEFEEEIVLPSHSRLSPPEGEEQQQHEEEERVPVLAFRENGLLKPLSGIEDISAQQGPDVA, encoded by the exons ATGCCAGAAAGTAAAGGACGAGAACGAGGTGGAGGTGGTTGCTCGCGGGTTAAGCGGAAGCTGAGGAAGGAAGGTAGCCGTTCAGCCATCCCGGcactcttcaccatcactgaggaggaggaggggcagagacggacagatgcttgcaggaggaagaaaagag CGTCTTACTCGCAGTACAAATCGGAGGATGGCAGAGCATCTTCAGCCACCCGGCCCAGCTCCGCGGGCTCCTTGCAGACCTACACTCCCACCGTGACCCCcactcccacccccaccccaactcGCACCACCACCAGCAACAGCCCCAGTAACAATGCTGCCACCAAAACAG ACTCTTTGGTCTTCAACAAGATTGACGAGAGACAGAGGCTAGCCCGTGAGCGCCGGGAGGAGCGTGAGAAACAGAATG CTGTCAAGGAGGCCCAGTGGCAGGCGCGTGAGGAGCGAGCCAAGCAGTTCTATGAGAAGCAtctggaggacaggaggagaaggcTGGAGGACCAGAGGATAAAGGAGGACAAGAGACGGGCTGCCGTGGAGGAGAAACGACGGCAGAAACTAGAGGAAGACAAG GCCCGTCATGAGGCAGTGATGCTTCGGACGTTGGAGAGGAGCCAGAGAACCAGACAGAAGCCCAATCGGTGGTCTTGGGGAGGGgttctgcacacaaacactcccagCACACCAGCCG GTTTTGTCGAGTCGGCTTTCCTCTATCCACTCGACCTTGCTGGACTGGAGCACATGCAGAGTGCTTTCAGTCACTACCGCAGATACGGAATGACCTCCCAAT ATGCCGACAGGCGGTCAGTCTCCACAATGAATTtatccaaacacacagatcCCATTATTACCAAGCGCCTGTCCTCCTCATCTGCTACACTCCTACACTCACCAGACAGAG gccTGCGCCGTCTTCCATTGACGCCATGGGAGAGCAATGTGGTGAACCGCCTGCAGCAGCCAACACACTCCTACTTGGCTCGTAGCCGCAGTGCCATGAGTCTGTCTGGAGAGCAAACAG CCATACCTGTGTGTCCTCGCTCAGTGTCCTGCCACCCCATGGGCTCCATGTCCTTTAAGGCCCTGCAGGCCCAGCCACTTCCTCACTGCCGCAGCCATGACAGGAGCCTCAGCAGGGAGACGGCCTCGTCTTCCTCCAAGACTGTCCGCAGGAGGACTACTGGCATCACACAG CACAAGGACCGTGACAATGTCAGGAAGTCATGGAGCAACCTGTCACTCCCATTGGCTCCCATTCTGACTTTGCCCCCCAACAAGCGCTCCTCTTCACCAGGCAAGAAGAACAGTAAAGTGGCAGCACCCTCTCCTGGCAG GCCTCCACAAAAGCCAGTAGGACGGCCCCCAACCCCCAAGCTGCTTAAGTCTCCAGGGGCGGAGGACCCTGGAAACCTTCGTCCTTTCAGGATCACACCCGAGAGCCCCCAACCCACCAGAGcccaaggagaggaggaggaagagcaggtcCTCAGTCCTCCTCAGCCTCGACCTCAGCCACTGGGTCAGAACAAGCCCAGCAGCGAGCtgacaccaccagcagcagccagcg AGAGTGTAAGCAGTCCTCCCGCCCACAAGCCCTCAGCAGGCACCACAGATCCAGAGGAGGCGAGCCGTATCCTGGCTGAGAATCGTCGGCTGGCCCgcgagcagagggagagagcggaAGAGGAGCGCAAGCAACAGGAGGAGCGGGCGAA GTTAGCGAAGGAGGAGATGGCTCGCCGTAAGGCTGAGGAGCGagcaaaaagagaggaggaggcccaGCGtctggcagaggagaggagaatgaaggaggaggaagagagaaaggaggaggaagagagacttcagaaagaaagagaggaggcagagagactcCAGAAACAG aaagaggaggaagagtctcgacagagagaggaggccgAGCGCctgaggcaggagagagagaaacacttcCAGAAAGAGGAGGCCGAACGCCTGGAGCGAAAAAAG CGTCTGGAGGAGATCATGAAAAGAACAAGACgttcagacacagcagagaag AAAGTTGTTCCTAACAGGAATGGAGACAACACAG CTGCTCCTAGTCCCTCTGCAGTGACTGCATCACCAACACACAGTAGCAACGGCAACAGTCGCCAACCTGACCCAAACCCCAGCACCACAGCACTGAGCCATCCTGACCAGAG ggagaACGGGGAGTTTGAAGAGGAGATTGTACTGCCTTCACATTCCAGGTTGTCTCCTcctgagggagaggagcagcagcagcatgaggaggaggagagagttcCTGTCCTAGCCTTCAGGGAGAACGGTCTCCTAAAGCCTCTTAGTGGAATAGAGGACATATCAGCCCAGCAGGGACCAG ATGTTGCCTGA
- the map7b gene encoding uncharacterized protein map7b isoform X1, translating to MPESKGRERGGGGCSRVKRKLRKEGSRSAIPALFTITEEEEGQRRTDACRRKKRASYSQYKSEDGRASSATRPSSAGSLQTYTPTVTPTPTPTPTRTTTSNSPSNNAATKTDSLVFNKIDERQRLARERREEREKQNAVKEAQWQAREERAKQFYEKHLEDRRRRLEDQRIKEDKRRAAVEEKRRQKLEEDKARHEAVMLRTLERSQRTRQKPNRWSWGGVLHTNTPSTPAGFVESAFLYPLDLAGLEHMQSAFSHYRRYGMTSQYADRRSVSTMNLSKHTDPIITKRLSSSSATLLHSPDRGLQMRTASTPVISKTQSKSRLHQGKTTQHRNTGLRRLPLTPWESNVVNRLQQPTHSYLARSRSAMSLSGEQTAIPVCPRSVSCHPMGSMSFKALQAQPLPHCRSHDRSLSRETASSSSKTVRRRTTGITQHKDRDNVRKSWSNLSLPLAPILTLPPNKRSSSPGKKNSKVAAPSPGRPPQKPVGRPPTPKLLKSPGAEDPGNLRPFRITPESPQPTRAQGEEEEEQVLSPPQPRPQPLGQNKPSSELTPPAAASESVSSPPAHKPSAGTTDPEEASRILAENRRLAREQRERAEEERKQQEERAKLAKEEMARRKAEERAKREEEAQRLAEERRMKEEEERKEEEERLQKEREEAERLQKQKEEEESRQREEAERLRQEREKHFQKEEAERLERKKRLEEIMKRTRRSDTAEKKVVPNRNGDNTAAPSPSAVTASPTHSSNGNSRQPDPNPSTTALSHPDQRENGEFEEEIVLPSHSRLSPPEGEEQQQHEEEERVPVLAFRENGLLKPLSGIEDISAQQGPDVA from the exons ATGCCAGAAAGTAAAGGACGAGAACGAGGTGGAGGTGGTTGCTCGCGGGTTAAGCGGAAGCTGAGGAAGGAAGGTAGCCGTTCAGCCATCCCGGcactcttcaccatcactgaggaggaggaggggcagagacggacagatgcttgcaggaggaagaaaagag CGTCTTACTCGCAGTACAAATCGGAGGATGGCAGAGCATCTTCAGCCACCCGGCCCAGCTCCGCGGGCTCCTTGCAGACCTACACTCCCACCGTGACCCCcactcccacccccaccccaactcGCACCACCACCAGCAACAGCCCCAGTAACAATGCTGCCACCAAAACAG ACTCTTTGGTCTTCAACAAGATTGACGAGAGACAGAGGCTAGCCCGTGAGCGCCGGGAGGAGCGTGAGAAACAGAATG CTGTCAAGGAGGCCCAGTGGCAGGCGCGTGAGGAGCGAGCCAAGCAGTTCTATGAGAAGCAtctggaggacaggaggagaaggcTGGAGGACCAGAGGATAAAGGAGGACAAGAGACGGGCTGCCGTGGAGGAGAAACGACGGCAGAAACTAGAGGAAGACAAG GCCCGTCATGAGGCAGTGATGCTTCGGACGTTGGAGAGGAGCCAGAGAACCAGACAGAAGCCCAATCGGTGGTCTTGGGGAGGGgttctgcacacaaacactcccagCACACCAGCCG GTTTTGTCGAGTCGGCTTTCCTCTATCCACTCGACCTTGCTGGACTGGAGCACATGCAGAGTGCTTTCAGTCACTACCGCAGATACGGAATGACCTCCCAAT ATGCCGACAGGCGGTCAGTCTCCACAATGAATTtatccaaacacacagatcCCATTATTACCAAGCGCCTGTCCTCCTCATCTGCTACACTCCTACACTCACCAGACAGAG GCTTACAGATGAGAACAGCCTCCACCCCTGTCATTAGCAAAACTCAGTCCAAATCCCGCCTACACCAGGGAAAGACCAcccagcacagaaacacag gccTGCGCCGTCTTCCATTGACGCCATGGGAGAGCAATGTGGTGAACCGCCTGCAGCAGCCAACACACTCCTACTTGGCTCGTAGCCGCAGTGCCATGAGTCTGTCTGGAGAGCAAACAG CCATACCTGTGTGTCCTCGCTCAGTGTCCTGCCACCCCATGGGCTCCATGTCCTTTAAGGCCCTGCAGGCCCAGCCACTTCCTCACTGCCGCAGCCATGACAGGAGCCTCAGCAGGGAGACGGCCTCGTCTTCCTCCAAGACTGTCCGCAGGAGGACTACTGGCATCACACAG CACAAGGACCGTGACAATGTCAGGAAGTCATGGAGCAACCTGTCACTCCCATTGGCTCCCATTCTGACTTTGCCCCCCAACAAGCGCTCCTCTTCACCAGGCAAGAAGAACAGTAAAGTGGCAGCACCCTCTCCTGGCAG GCCTCCACAAAAGCCAGTAGGACGGCCCCCAACCCCCAAGCTGCTTAAGTCTCCAGGGGCGGAGGACCCTGGAAACCTTCGTCCTTTCAGGATCACACCCGAGAGCCCCCAACCCACCAGAGcccaaggagaggaggaggaagagcaggtcCTCAGTCCTCCTCAGCCTCGACCTCAGCCACTGGGTCAGAACAAGCCCAGCAGCGAGCtgacaccaccagcagcagccagcg AGAGTGTAAGCAGTCCTCCCGCCCACAAGCCCTCAGCAGGCACCACAGATCCAGAGGAGGCGAGCCGTATCCTGGCTGAGAATCGTCGGCTGGCCCgcgagcagagggagagagcggaAGAGGAGCGCAAGCAACAGGAGGAGCGGGCGAA GTTAGCGAAGGAGGAGATGGCTCGCCGTAAGGCTGAGGAGCGagcaaaaagagaggaggaggcccaGCGtctggcagaggagaggagaatgaaggaggaggaagagagaaaggaggaggaagagagacttcagaaagaaagagaggaggcagagagactcCAGAAACAG aaagaggaggaagagtctcgacagagagaggaggccgAGCGCctgaggcaggagagagagaaacacttcCAGAAAGAGGAGGCCGAACGCCTGGAGCGAAAAAAG CGTCTGGAGGAGATCATGAAAAGAACAAGACgttcagacacagcagagaag AAAGTTGTTCCTAACAGGAATGGAGACAACACAG CTGCTCCTAGTCCCTCTGCAGTGACTGCATCACCAACACACAGTAGCAACGGCAACAGTCGCCAACCTGACCCAAACCCCAGCACCACAGCACTGAGCCATCCTGACCAGAG ggagaACGGGGAGTTTGAAGAGGAGATTGTACTGCCTTCACATTCCAGGTTGTCTCCTcctgagggagaggagcagcagcagcatgaggaggaggagagagttcCTGTCCTAGCCTTCAGGGAGAACGGTCTCCTAAAGCCTCTTAGTGGAATAGAGGACATATCAGCCCAGCAGGGACCAG ATGTTGCCTGA